From one Gammaproteobacteria bacterium genomic stretch:
- a CDS encoding protein BatD: protein MVNKSYIRLLLMTLFLFTFSAQATLTSTIDRTTLSINESFTLTLSSDQSLDGQPDFSVLEKDFDILNRQQSNSIQMINGRTTRSIQWQLTLIAKHSGQLFIPVIHAGIEHSQAIAVLITKTRSINNSVNTTADIFMQVAVDNNSVYVQQQIIYIIKIFQNRSAGITIANGSTLSEPVLSHTDAVIQRLGDDRQYQVTQRGRHYNVIERRYSIYPQQSGTIDIQPLLFDARLVTQSRNRRFSPFANLQQKTKIKRIRSRGINVEVKPVPTRFKGKHWLPASDLSLQEAWSGDIIQLKTGEPITQTLTIEVAGLSSAQIPVIEYKVSADLKQYPDQAVLNDEPGYDGIHASRQQKLALIANKTGTIQLPAIEIIWWNTSTDRQETARIPTRALQITASDTNMGQVTPIMTEPEQVLAQKKPDTPSQPALKNPLKAAWWPWLTLLFALLWLGTLILWRRGHQQSNNPVPTSKPEQQGSSIKQLKQACQTDDNKQASAALIDWGRQQWSDQNINNLGQLASCCNNALAEQIYTLEKSLYNREDLHWQGQVLWQAFKQQTPVKHRGQPQQPVLNSLFRHQEL, encoded by the coding sequence ATGGTAAATAAATCTTATATACGATTACTGCTAATGACCCTGTTCCTCTTTACATTTTCTGCACAGGCCACACTCACCAGCACTATCGACCGCACTACCTTATCGATCAATGAATCCTTCACTCTCACATTGAGTAGCGATCAAAGTCTTGATGGGCAACCCGATTTTTCTGTGCTGGAAAAAGATTTTGACATCCTCAACCGCCAACAGAGTAATAGTATTCAGATGATCAATGGACGAACCACACGCTCCATACAATGGCAGCTGACCTTGATAGCAAAGCACAGCGGTCAACTGTTCATCCCTGTCATCCATGCCGGTATAGAACATAGCCAGGCCATAGCGGTTCTCATTACTAAAACCCGATCCATCAATAACAGCGTGAATACAACAGCCGATATATTCATGCAGGTTGCGGTTGATAATAATAGCGTCTATGTGCAACAGCAGATTATTTATATCATCAAAATATTCCAGAATCGTAGTGCCGGCATCACTATTGCAAATGGCAGTACCCTGTCAGAACCCGTACTCAGTCATACCGATGCCGTCATTCAACGCCTGGGAGATGACCGGCAATATCAAGTGACACAGCGGGGACGACACTACAATGTCATCGAACGACGTTATAGTATCTACCCGCAACAAAGCGGTACTATTGATATTCAACCATTACTTTTTGATGCACGACTAGTGACACAAAGTCGTAATCGTCGTTTCTCTCCTTTTGCCAACCTCCAGCAAAAAACAAAGATTAAGCGTATCCGTTCCAGGGGCATCAATGTTGAGGTAAAACCTGTACCCACCCGATTCAAGGGCAAGCACTGGCTACCCGCCAGTGACCTTAGTCTGCAAGAGGCCTGGTCAGGGGATATCATACAACTCAAAACAGGTGAGCCCATCACCCAGACTCTGACCATCGAGGTCGCTGGCCTAAGCTCTGCCCAGATACCTGTCATTGAATACAAGGTATCCGCCGATCTCAAACAATACCCCGATCAGGCAGTATTGAATGATGAACCCGGCTACGATGGAATACACGCATCACGACAACAAAAACTAGCTCTAATTGCCAATAAAACCGGCACTATCCAGCTACCAGCCATTGAAATCATCTGGTGGAATACCAGCACTGATCGACAGGAAACAGCACGTATCCCGACAAGAGCATTACAGATAACTGCAAGTGACACAAACATGGGTCAAGTCACACCCATAATGACAGAACCTGAACAAGTGCTGGCACAAAAAAAACCAGACACCCCGTCACAGCCCGCCCTCAAAAACCCGCTCAAGGCAGCCTGGTGGCCCTGGCTTACTCTGTTATTCGCCCTGCTCTGGCTAGGCACCCTGATCCTGTGGCGACGAGGACATCAACAATCTAATAATCCTGTACCAACATCAAAACCTGAACAACAGGGCTCATCAATAAAACAACTCAAACAGGCCTGCCAGACAGACGATAACAAGCAGGCAAGTGCAGCCCTGATTGACTGGGGCAGACAACAGTGGTCGGATCAAAATATCAACAACCTGGGACAACTTGCCTCTTGTTGTAATAACGCATTGGCAGAACAGATTTATACACTGGAAAAATCCCTGTATAATCGAGAAGACCTTCACTGGCAAGGTCAGGTGCTATGGCAGGCCTTTAAACAACAGACTCCCGTCAAGCACAGAGGACAACCGCAACAGCCGGTCTTGAACAGCCTTTTTCGGCATCAGGAGTTATAA
- a CDS encoding EAL domain-containing protein has product MFLSIEKRMVNFIDDVVDNSDAAAITTAIIVMGHSLNMHIIAEGVETRQQLDFLHSNNCYHVQGYLFSRPLPAEEVTALLLEQAVGQT; this is encoded by the coding sequence ATGTTTTTGTCAATAGAAAAAAGAATGGTGAACTTTATTGATGATGTCGTTGATAACTCTGATGCTGCGGCAATTACTACCGCTATTATTGTTATGGGGCATAGTCTGAATATGCATATTATTGCAGAAGGTGTCGAGACCCGGCAACAACTGGATTTTCTTCATTCAAATAATTGTTACCATGTGCAGGGTTATTTATTCAGTCGTCCTTTACCCGCAGAAGAAGTAACCGCTTTGTTATTGGAACAGGCTGTGGGGCAGACCTAA